AGGCCGTCGCAAGAGCGTACGTACCTGCATCGCCAAGGAGAAATGAGGTTTTATCACCCACTGACGTTACCAACGCAGGGGCGAGATATTCTAGTGCTTTCTCAATATAACTGTTCCTTTTTTCAGATAATAATTGATTCTTagacaaataataaaacgtgAACGATACACCGGTTATTCCGACATATAACCCGCCCTCTACATTTTTGTGAGTTGGTTGTAATCGTTTCGTAATATTGCTaagaatttcattaatttgatttattatttcgtCTTTGTTAAGCAGTACTTCTCCTGGCTTGTAATCTTCGTAAGGGTTTGGAAAATAACGCACCATTTTAATTCCAAATGGAGTTAATTTAGACAGAAAATTACGTAAGGATACAAACGAAGAAaccttttgtaaaattttactcattaattattgtaatttaatcagTTACAATAATTGACATTAATCTTAGACGATTCAAATGCCttcgttattttatattcatttttttttcctattatttGTTTTCGCATTTCGCTACATGTCAGTGTAACAATTATTCAGTTTAGCCAACATACCATAACCAACGCTGCAAACAATAATAAAGATATCCATAAAAATGTAcagatgtaaaattttaaataattagctCATTTGCTTTAAAATGAACACTTACAcctcattttataatttaagcataaTAATGTGTTTGTAATCTATTTGTTAATTCCTTATGAGTTCAATATGAGTTCTTTTTTGTACAGCAAATTATTTAGTCACTTAGCAACCATTACCGATTATGATATAATGGAACACTACTGCCTTTTAAACGAATTTAAAGTGTAATATGAAACGGGGCCAATTGAACAAATTTTatactgttttaaatatattttaagctaatGCCTATTACATACAATCGtggaaatgtaatataatattttattataatcaacgTGCTACCAAACTACAACGTAATTTCTTATATtccaaatataactttttaggTAAGAAAAATAGCTTTTCATACAAGAGGAAGATCAGCACAGTCTTTTGATGTTAGTGGATCGCGGGTTGATTCAGGAGCAGGTGGAAATGGACGTCAATTTCTTCAAATACGACCTGCTTTGGCAGATCATCGTACTACGACATTACAACGTTCTAACTCAATATTATCCGGGTAATTCAAACttttacaaatgtaaaatattttcaaagttagttccttttttttcttctaaataaaaatataagaatcttAAACAAATTATgggataatttaattattgagaTTTATATCAAGATATTTGTCttacgtattatatttaatattcgtattatataattaacttttgtaaatatattttgattaaaaaacaaaatattataatataaatgaaactcCCGCTATTGCTACGATAATGTTGTTAGCTGAacctaattaaatttaatcagtAAATTAAATACCTGAATTAAACtctataaaaatgtacttattagGAATAATTATGTATGCAAAGAAGATATCAAAGATGAGATTATTAGCTTACAAGCTATTGGAGAAGGCAAAGTACAATTATCTCGAACTCCGCAGGAGAAGGATCGCTTACCCGACAGAATTAGTCTTGACAGGTATTACTCATcgcaaatgtttataaaataaaattttagtgataccagatattaattatttgataagttggtgttatataaataaatattttcagacGGGGACTTTCGTCAATACCACATATAGTTGGAGAACCCGGATTGCGCCTTTTGTCATTGCAACATAACTTAATAAACACTTTATCTGGTCTCTCTCCTCTTGATTTGAGTAAACTTGTATTTCTCGATGTGTATGACAATCAAATTGACAAAATCTCTTCGCTCGAGAGACTATTCAGCTTGAGAGTACTGTTAGTGGGTAAAAACAGGTACATATTGTATTTAACGACTATAGAtagatttataaacaattaatatattataaataggataaataaaaatggataacATTACAGAATCAAGAGAATTGAGGGATTATCGAATCTTCTTAAGTTAGAAGTATTAGACTTACATGGTAACAGGATAACAAAAGTCGGAGGCTTATCTAATCAAAACGAACTTAAAGTTCTTAACTTAGCtggtaatcaaataaaatgcaTAGGACAAACAGATCTTCAGGGTCTTGTATCATTGAGAGAGTTGAATTTAAAGAGAAATCGGTTAAGAAAATTACAAGGCTttcaaaatactattaaattacaaaaactatttCTTGGAAATAATGATTTACAAAGGTAAGCAATttaaatgtatgaatattttatttaaaacagataATTTTAGTGACTACTTTTACTACTTTAATGACTCTTTTTGTTTAGTATAGAAGACGTCGCGTCTCTAGCAGAAGCTATGACATTGTCAGAAGTTTCTTTGGATAATAATCCGGTAGCCTTAGGTGGTGATTGTACTCCATTTTTAGTATCTTATCTTCCAAATCTAGTTACACTAACCAACATGCATGTCAGTGAGCAGGTGAGAACAAAATGTGTATACttttaatgaatacatttattttattgaaaagccagtttacatgtatttttgctaataagatacataaaataattaggttTCTtcgttaatttacaaaaaagtgTACAGTaaaaccattatttttttacataattataaataggttCGTAAAGCTGCAATGGCTTGGCGGAGTAACAAAGAAGCAGCACATGCAGCATATTGTGCACTTAGTGGGTCTGCACAACAAGCTGCTCGTCGTGATCAAATAATCCATAATGCTCGAACTAATTGGGAATTACTtaggttttgttatttttcttctTTAGTAACCACACTTTTGTCATTTGGTAACTATatcaatgtatatttttgtctattttagatcggaaaataaatgttttagtaaTACTCCTAGCCCAGATAAACAAGTTGACATTGGAAAAGAATTTGAACTACAAAATTCATCACCAAAAGTAACTCAAAATGATGGAACACAGACAATAGAAACTTCAGTAATTCCTGATTTAATAGCGTCAACAAGGCACGTAGATGTAGAAAATTCAGACAATAAACCTAATAATatcgatacaaatataaaagtaaaatctgGTAAAACAAATCCAAAGCCCCTGCGTAAGCTACAAAGAAGCTCAACTGCTCGTAAATCTTCAGATAAAAGAGTAAATTTTTCGGAACGAAGTGCTTCACAAGAAACAAATGCTTCGCATTCAACGTCTACTAGTAGTGATTTAAGATTGCCACCAATTTTACTACCAATAATATCTTCACTAGAAAATGTTAAACTATCTGATAGTTCGGAACCTGTACTAAAACGTTGGGAAAGTATTTCAAGTGTTGAACCAATAGGTGACTCTTCATTTAGCTCACTACCTTCATCGACAAGTGATAGTGAAGAAGAAAGTAGCAAAAGGCATTTCCGAAGAAATCCTACTGTTTTAAGGAAACGAGAAAATTTCTGTACAATGCGATCTAAATCAGTTTGTGATCCCGAAAGCCGAAGAGCTAAATCCAATATTAAAAGTTCTGACAACTTAGAAAGTGCTAGTAACATTTCAGGTAACACAAATTTTGGGTCAGTTGCGACATCTTCAACGTCAGGAAGTGATAATAATAGCAAGGTTTTGCGGAGACAAGGTTCCTTAAATAGCAAGTTGAACAATCGAAACATTCGTAGTGCTACTGTTACAAGAAGAAACGAAAGAGCCTCGTCTGCATATCGAGCTTCAACTGCTAAAGTTAAGCCTAGCAAAAATTTAGCTAGCTTAAAGTCATCAGAACCCGTACCTAAGCAGATTCCTATTTCTAAAGATAGAGAGCAGGGTGTTGACTATTTAGTTGAAGTAAGCGATGGCCTTGTAAGCGCATGGGGTGCTGGTGCAGTACGTCGTTTGTCTCGTGACTGGGAATGGGAACGAGCAAGAACTGTAGCACGCGCAGCATTTCACTACGTTCACTTTAATGCAGTCGCACAATCTTTACCAGAATTAAAAACGAAGtaacttttaaaacatttaaaatcacTACAATACTAAATTGTCGTTGTGACTATAAAGACCTTTTTGCACTTTTAGGTTTCCAAATGTTACTCATATATCAATTCGTGCTACTGGAATTCAACATTTAGGACAATTACACGCATTAGCTGAATTAAGAGGATTAACAGGTCTGACTATAATGCCAGAAGGTAATCCCATAGGAGTCAAAACCTGGCGTGAATATGCAATATATAGACTTGCTCATTGGGGCCTCAAGGAAATTAACAATGAACCGGTAAATAggcatttattttttcatgaaattataatactaaaattataggttgataatgaatatttataattccgctaatttattttttctggaTAAGGTTTCTGAAGAAGAATTAAAGTCAGCTAACCAGACATTTAATGGTTTAAGTGATATAGTGCTACGCGCACTCCCTGACGCTCCATTGCAACCATTACTAGAAAGGTTAGGAAAAAGTGGAAATTGTACAGTTAGTGCTAAAACTTGGCTTAGAGGAGCCGATCCAGCATTACGAGATGTTATAGCTAAAGAAGCTCTACAATATAAGAAAGGTCATGTTTCTCAGGTAAAAACTTAAATTCcttcataattataacattgttACAAGTTACAAATGTACACCCAAGtgttaatgtatatgtatatataatgtatatatatgttttttataatgattaaagtTCACATATTTCCTTATATTACTCAATGTGCAGGAAGATATGAGTTGGAGAGTCCGCGGCCGGGGTCAATTATCGCACGCAATCGATTTGGCTTGTGGGGCTGCAATCCGTCTTCGCACACTTGAACTTCAGTGGCCAACAATATTCATAGAAATGATTGAAGAGGTGTTAAGAGATTTCGCAAATATGGAATCACATGTGAAGGAACAGATGCGATTTCTTATGGATTCCTTGTGATACTTTTCTTCTTCTATAAAGAACATGTATCAACTAGGCGGCACCATTATATTAAAGAACCTTAAGTTCAAAGAAAACAGAGAAAATGTAAGAtgttatacgaaaaaaaaatgttgctattGAACACAAATAGTAATAGTTACATATTAGCATCTATAGTTAGAAGAATTAATGCAAATGA
This genomic stretch from Nymphalis io chromosome 17, ilAglIoxx1.1, whole genome shotgun sequence harbors:
- the LOC126774948 gene encoding leucine-rich repeat-containing protein 49; amino-acid sequence: MPITYNRGNVRKIAFHTRGRSAQSFDVSGSRVDSGAGGNGRQFLQIRPALADHRTTTLQRSNSILSGNNYVCKEDIKDEIISLQAIGEGKVQLSRTPQEKDRLPDRISLDRRGLSSIPHIVGEPGLRLLSLQHNLINTLSGLSPLDLSKLVFLDVYDNQIDKISSLERLFSLRVLLVGKNRIKRIEGLSNLLKLEVLDLHGNRITKVGGLSNQNELKVLNLAGNQIKCIGQTDLQGLVSLRELNLKRNRLRKLQGFQNTIKLQKLFLGNNDLQSIEDVASLAEAMTLSEVSLDNNPVALGGDCTPFLVSYLPNLVTLTNMHVSEQVRKAAMAWRSNKEAAHAAYCALSGSAQQAARRDQIIHNARTNWELLRSENKCFSNTPSPDKQVDIGKEFELQNSSPKVTQNDGTQTIETSVIPDLIASTRHVDVENSDNKPNNIDTNIKVKSGKTNPKPLRKLQRSSTARKSSDKRVNFSERSASQETNASHSTSTSSDLRLPPILLPIISSLENVKLSDSSEPVLKRWESISSVEPIGDSSFSSLPSSTSDSEEESSKRHFRRNPTVLRKRENFCTMRSKSVCDPESRRAKSNIKSSDNLESASNISGNTNFGSVATSSTSGSDNNSKVLRRQGSLNSKLNNRNIRSATVTRRNERASSAYRASTAKVKPSKNLASLKSSEPVPKQIPISKDREQGVDYLVEVSDGLVSAWGAGAVRRLSRDWEWERARTVARAAFHYVHFNAVAQSLPELKTKFPNVTHISIRATGIQHLGQLHALAELRGLTGLTIMPEGNPIGVKTWREYAIYRLAHWGLKEINNEPVSEEELKSANQTFNGLSDIVLRALPDAPLQPLLERLGKSGNCTVSAKTWLRGADPALRDVIAKEALQYKKGHVSQEDMSWRVRGRGQLSHAIDLACGAAIRLRTLELQWPTIFIEMIEEVLRDFANMESHVKEQMRFLMDSL